TGTGACGCTTAGCCTGCGATCGTGGCGGGAACCAGAATTTCGGTCGCGACAATCACAATCACCAGCCCCACAAGAACAGGGACGGAGGTGCGTTTCACGACTTCGAACGGGGAGATTTTCGCCATTCCCGCAACCGCCACCACCACGCCTGAAACCGGCGAAATAGTACGGCCCAGGTTAGATGCCTGCAGCATTGGGATAGAAAGGTACGCCGGGTTGATGCCGGAAGAGTGCGCCAGTTTTGGAATCATCTCCACGAACGCATAGAACGGTGCGTTACCGGACCCGGTGGTCATCGCCGCCAGCATGGTGAGGATCACCAGCACCAGCATCAAAATAATGCTTGCGGAACCAAACGAGGTGGCGATAGAGATCAGGCTCTGAATAAAGCCGATGGTGCTCAGACCTTGGGCAAATACGCCAGCCGCAACCAGCAGCATCACCACGCTGGCAAAGGCATCCGCCATGCCGCGATACGCCACTTCCAGACCGGAATAGACCTTTTGCGTGTTAAACCCGCGCACGAATTCCAGTACCGCGGCCAGCAACATGCAGATCACCAGAATGGTGATGATGTGGAGTTGCGGGCCCCATTTGCCGTCAAAAATCAGTACGCCCACGATAGGGGTGAACGGCAGGATGGCGTAAAACGACGGGGCGGTGGTGGTGATTTCGCTGACATCCAGCATCTCGTGGCTGATGTTTTCTTTTTTATCGAGATACTTCTGCCAGAAATAGTGAGCAACCGCCATGCCGATAATCGCGGCAATGGAGATCGGCAGCGTCGTTTTAAAGGCGAAATCAATCAGCGGCATTTCCGCGGCTTTAGCGGCCAGGACCACGTCACCTGAGGTTGGGGAGAGAATAATGGCAGCGGGGGAGGCACAAATGGCCGCAGCGGCACCACGGCTAATCCCGACGTTCACCATAACCGGGAACAGGGTGGCCATCAGCAATACGCCCAGACCGGTCGCAGACGACACCGCCAGAGACATCAGGCAGGCAACGAAATAAGCGGCAATCATCAGGATGTACGGGGAATTAATATATTGCAGCGGTTTGGAGGCCAGTTTCACCACCATATCGTTGGCGCCAATATGTGTCATATACGCCGCGAAACCACACAGCATCATAATCATCATGCCGAGATCGCCGCCGCGGCTCATCAGCAGGATTTTAATATATTCCACAATATCCGTAGCGGAATAACCGGTGCTCTCTGCGCTGGCGGGTAATACTTTATGGCCCATTAGCGCGCTAACAATCAGCAGTATCAAGCCACCGACAAAGAGAACGCCGGTCGCGGAATAGCCTTTAATGATGTAGCGGGCGACGCCAACAATGACGACAACTCCCATGAGGAGTTCGAGAAAGGTAAGCATGGTTTCCCCTGTTAATGCGCTCCCCAGAGAGCACGGAAAATCAAAAAAATGAAGGGTGAGAATGTGCCGAATTAATGGTCAGTCATTGATGACTAAAATCAATAAAACGACTACTAAAGGAGTAATCAGCGATATTTTGCCATTAGTGTGCCATTTATGTCATCACAGTATTGACCGAATCAATCATTAACGTATGTCATCGGATTGATAATGTATTGTTGAGGTTATTCGGTGCTTTTACCGTGCGACTGATTAAGAACGTAAAACTGATTAAAATAACTTTAATTTCTGCGAAAGCTGTTCTTATACTCGCATTCCTTTTATGACCCGACGACGCAAATATGCACGCCAACTGGACCTATCGCCTGCGATTTCTTAAAAAGCATCTTTTGATGTTTTTATGCGCGTTTGGCTGGCTGGTGATCCAGAGTCAGGTGGCGATTGCTTCGCATGATTGTTCGCTGGATCCGCGCGGTGCAACCGCCACAATCCAGCATATGGACATGACGGCAAAACCGCTTTCCCACGATGTCGTCAGTGCCTCCCCACTGTGTGAAAAACATTGCGTGCCGGATCAGGTACAAAAAGATCCTGCGCAGCCGCATCTGGTGGCCTTACCCGCCGTCATGACGCTCGCCCTTACCACGCCACAATGCAGCGAAATAGCGCATTCTGCGTGGTCACTCACCCCTCCCGCTGTGGGGCCACCGGCAACGATCCGTTTTTGCCGGTTCCGGGAGTAGAAACCTGTTCATTCGTTGAATTGATTTTTTAATTTACGTTTAACAGGAGTTTTATCATGCGAGCTTTATTTATTTCCGCGCTGATGGGCGCGTTGTTTTCCCTTTCTTCTTTTACCGTTCAGGCAACCGAACCGTCTGCCGCCGCACAGCGCTGGCAGGGGGAGGGACGCGTACTGGAAATCTCACCACCCAAAATCATTCTTGAGCATCAAGCCATTCCTGAACTGAAATGGCCCGCGATGACCATGCCTTTCACCCTCGCGAAAACCGCTGAGACGTCCTTAGTGAAGCCCGGCGATCGCGTCACCTTCACGCTTGAGCGGGCGGGCGATGGGTTTCAGATACGCTCTCTGACGCCGCTGCACTAAGCGAGGACATCATGAAAAAAACAACACTGAGCATCTGGCTCGGTGGGGTGCTGCTCGGCGTGTTTTGCTCCGCCGCTCAGGCGGAGCCATGGACGCTGGCGCAAACCCTTTCCGTGGCCCAACGCTATTCTGCTGAACTTTCCGCCAGCCGTAACGAAGCGCAGGCGCTGGATGCGATGGCGGAATCCGCCACCCAACTTCCCGATCCCAAACTGAAGTTCGGCATCGAAAACGTGCCGGTTCAGGGCAGTAACGACCAGCGCTTTACCCGCGAAGGCATGACCATGCAGCGGATTGGCATCATGCAGAGTTATGTGAGTGCCGAAAAGCGCGAGCGTAAATCGCAGACCTTGCAGGCGCAGGCCCGCGGTGTGGTGGCGAAGTCTGCGACCATCCGCGCCGCGCTTCAGCGAGATACCGCGCAGGCGTGGCTCGATTTAGCGCTTGCTCAGCAGGCGCTAACAATCGCTCATCAACGCGTGAGTGAAACAGAGCGCCAGCAGGGCGTGCAGAAGGCGAGCGTGGCGGCAGGCAGCGCCACACCCGACAGCGTGTTGTCGCTCCAGATGACGCTTAGCGCGATGCGCGACAGCGTGACGCTGACGAACCGGGATGTGCAGCTGGCGCAAAGCCGTCTGTTTCAGTTGACCGGCCAGGCGATAACCAAGGTACAAGGCCCGCTGCCACGCTATCAGCGGTTACCGGCGGATGAAAAAACGCTGGCCGACGCGATAGTCCGACATCCCGAAGTCGAAGCGGCGCAGCGCGAATCAGAAACGGCGAAAGCCCGCTCGGCGCAGTCGGCCGTTGCAGCGATTCCTGATGTGGACGTGGAAGTGTTCTATTCCCATCGCGCCGAAGGGTACGACGATATGGCTGGGGTGATGTTTACGGTCGATCTGCCGCTGTTTCAGTCGCGTCGACAGGATAAAGAGTATGCCGCTGACGTGTCGCGCTCGATGCAGGCGGTGGATCAGTTGACGTTGATTCAACGCGAACATCTGGCGCAGGTGCAGTCTCTGGTGGCGCAGTATCAGGCCGCGCAAACGCTGTGGCTACGCCAGCGCGATGACATTTTACCGTTGCAGTACGCGCGGCTGAATGTGCTCGCCGCGCAGTATCGCTCCGGGCAATCGGCGCTGCCCGCGTTGCTTGAGGCGCGTCGCAGCGTGCTGGATACCGAACTGGCCGTAAATCAGACCGAGCGCGAAATGGCGCGAACCTGGGCCGCGATTCAATGGCTGACCCCACAGGAAATCACACAATGAAAACAACAACGTTAACCGCTGTGACGCTCGCCGTACTGCTGGCTGCTGGCGGAGGATATTTCCTTGGACAGCGCCAGTCGCATGCCACACCTGAAGTTGTGAAAACGGCGGAGCGCAACGTGCTCTACTGGTACGACCCGATGATGCCCGGACAGCGTTTTGATAAGCCGGGCAAATCACCGTTTATGGACATGGAGTTGGTGGCGCGTTATGCCGACGAAGAGAAAGCAGCAACGGGCGTGGGAGTGAACGCTCAACAGCAGCAAAACCTCGGGATGAAGACCGCCAAAGTGCAGATGCGTCAGCTTACGCAGCCGTTTACGGCCTTTGCGACCGTGTCGATCAACGAGCGGATGCTGACCACGATCCCTGCGCCTACCGCGGGCGTGATTTCAAAACTGTACGTGCGAGCCGAGCAACAGCAGGTCAAGGCCGGTGAGGCGCTGGCAGAGATCTGGGTTCCGCAGTGGACGACCGCGCAGCAGGAATATCTGGCCGTCCGTCAGCTTGGCGATGCGATGTTAACCCGCGCCGCACGCGACAGGCTGGCGCTCCAGTTTATGTCAGAAGAGACGATCCGCGCGCTGGATCGTAGTGGAAAACCGCAAACCCGATTAACCCTGCGGTCAGAACAAGCTGGGTATGTGGCAAAGCTGAACGTCCGGGAGGGCGCGCAGGTGGCGGCCACCGCACAGGTGTTTGATATGGCTTCGCTGGACAGCGTATGGCTGGTGGTCGATTACCCGCAAAATCAGGCGCAAGCGCTCACGGTGGGCAGCGAAATGATGGCGACGTCGGAAAGCTTTCCGGGCCAGCGCTTTCACGGCACCGTCAGCGAGCTATTGCCGCAGATGGATACTGCCACGCGAACCCTCAAGGCACGCGTTTTGATGGACAATCCGCAACACACGCTTAAGCCGGGGATGTTCCTGAACGTCGTTCGTGCAGGGCAAAAAACGGAGGCGTCGGTGCTGGCGGTACCGGAGGAGTCGGTGATCAATAGCGGGGCATCGCAGCGTGTGCTGCTGGCAACCGGCGAGGGTTATTTCCATCCGGTGAACGTCACAACGGGTGTGAGCGCCGATGGCTGGACGGAGATTCTCACAGGGGTGCAGGCGGGCGACACCGTGGTGACGTCGGGGCAATTCCTGATCGACTCTGAAGCCAGTCTGCGTAGCGCATTGCCGGAGGTGACGAAATGATTGCTGCCGTGATTCGTGCGTCGTTACGTAACCGTCTGCTGGTTATTCTGGCGGCCTGTGTGATGGCGGGCTGGGGCTGGTGGGCGGTGCAACGCGCACCGCTAGATGCGTTGCCCGACCTGTCGGATGTGCAGGTTATCGTCAAAGCCAGTTATCCGGGTAAAGCGCCGCAGGTGATTGAGGATCAGGTGACCTGGCCGCTGACGACGTCAATGCTGTCAGTGCCCGGCGCTAAAACCGTGCGCGGTTTTTCGATGTTTGGCGACGCCTATGTGTATGTGTTGTTTGAAGATGGCACCGATCTCTACTGGGCGCGCTCACGGGTGCTGGAGTATTTAAGCCAGGTGCAGTCGCAATTACCGGCGGGAGTAAAAGCCTCTCTGGGACCGGATGCGACGGGCGTGGGCTGGATCTATGAGTACGCGCTCGTCGATCGCACGGGTAAGCACAGCCTGGCCGATTTACGCGCACTTCAGGACTGGACGCTCAAGTTTGAGCTGAAAACGGTACCGAATGTGTCGGAAGTGGCGAGCATCGGCGGGATGGTGCGTCAGTATCAGATTGTGGTCACCCCTGAGAAAATGCGCGCGCTGAATATTACTCACGGGCAGATCGTGAGCGCGGTACAGGCGGCAAACAAGGAGAGCGGCGGCGCGTTGCTGGAGATGGGGGAAGCGGAATACATGGTGCGTACCACCGGTTATCTGCGCACGCTGGATGATTTCAGGAACGTGGTGATCACCACACGCGACGGGATCCCTGTATTGCTAAAAGACGTAGCGACGGTCGGCCTGGGGCCGGAGATCCGTCGGGGTGTGGCGGAGCTTAACGGCGAGGGCGAAGTCGCGGGCGGCGTGGTGGTGATGCGTTACGGGCAGAACGCGCTTGAAACGCTTCATGCTGTGAAAGAAAAACTCAGCGCGCTGCAAAAAACGCTGCCAGAAGGGGTTGAGATTGTTCCGGTGTACGACCGATCGAAGTTGATTGAGGAATCGGTCAAAACGCTGACGCACAAACTGCTGGAGGAGTTCGCCGTCGTCGTTCTGGTGTGTGCGCTGTTTCTGTTTCACTTCCGTTCCGCGCTGGTGGCGATTGTTTCGCTGCCGCTGGGGATTTTGGGCGCGTTTGTGGTGATGCACTATCAGGGTATCAACGCCAATATTATGTCGCTGGGCGGGATTGCCATTGCCATCGGTGCGATGGTGGATGCCGCGATCGTAATGATCGAGAACATGCACAAAGTGCTGGAGCAGTGGCGGCACGATCATCCAGACGAAGAACCGGCATCGGCGGACTACTGGCGTCTGGCGGAGCGTGCCGCAGTGGAAGTGGGACCTGCGCTGTTTTGTAGCCTGCTGATCATTACGCTGTCGTTCATTCCGGTATTTTCCCTTGAGGCGCAGGAAGGGCGCATGTTTTCGCCGCTGGCTTTTACCAAAACCTGGGCGATGGCCATGGCCGCGGGGCTGGGCATCACGCTCATTCCGGTGCTAATGGGTTATTTTATTCGCGGTAAAATTCCTGACGAAAAAGCCAATCCGATTAACCGTTTTTTGATTCGGCTTTATGAACCGCTGCTCGATAAAGTTCTGGCGTTTCCCAAAACGACGCTGGCGCTGGCATTGCTGCTTTTACTGGTGACGCTGTGGCCGCTGAGTCGTCTTGGCAGTGAGTTTATGCCCCCGCTGGACGAAGGCGATCTGCTGTATATGCCGTCTACGCTGCCGGGAATTTCGGCGCGCGAAGCCAGCCGTTTGCTGCAACAAACGGATCGGTTAATTAAAAGCGTACCGGAAGTGGCGAGCGTGTTTGGTAAGGCTGGACGGGCTGACACAGCGACCGATCCCGCGCCGCTCACGATGCTGGAAACAACGATCCACTTTATCCCGCGTGAACAATGGCGGCCGGGCATGACGCCCGCGAAATTGGTCGAAGAACTGGATAAAATCGTCTCAATACCCGGTATCGCGAACGTGTGGGTGCCACCGATTCGCAATCGCCTTGATATGCTGGCGACGGGCATCAAAAGCCCGGTGGGGATTAAGGTGAACGGCAGCAATATTGCCGATATTGAACGTGTCGCTGCTCAGATTGAGCAGATTGTGAAACAGGTGCCGGGCGTGACGTCTGCGTTGGCCGAGCGGCTGGCGGGTGGGCGCTACGTGGATATCCGTATCGACAGGCAAAAAGCCGCACGGTATGGCGTGTCGGTTGACGAGTTGCAGGGGATGGTCTCCACCTTGGTTGGCGGTGACAATATCGGCGAAGTGCTTCAGGGCCGAGAACGTTACCCCATCAATGTGCGCTACCCCCGCGACGTTCGCGATAGCGTCGAAAAGCTCCGAATGTTACCCGTTATCACCACGAATGGGAGCCAGATTACTCTGGGTGAACTGGCGGACATCGTCGTCACAGAAGGCCCGCCAATGCTGAAAAGTGAGAATGCGCGGCTCTCGAACTGGATTTATGTGGATCTGCGTGGACGAGATTTGAAGTCGGCGGTGACCGAAATGCAGCAGCGGGTTGCGGAGAAGATCGCGCTTCCTCAGGGGGTATCGCTGTCGTGGTCCGGACAATTTGAATATCTGGAGCGTGCCACAGAGAAATTGAAAATCGTTCTCCCAATAACCTTAATGATTATCTTTATTCTTTTGTGGCTGACCTTTAAACGTATTTCTGATGTCTTATTAATAATGGGGACATTACCTTTTGCGCTTATCGGCGGGGTGTGGTTGCTTTGGCTGCTGGGATATAATCTTTCCGTTGCGGGTGCCGTCGGCTTTATAGCGCTTGCCGGTGTTGCTGCCGAGTTTGGCGTTATTATGGTGCTGTATCTCAATCAGGCGCTTGATAAATATCGTCAGCGAGATCCTGAGGGTGGAAACAGGATGGTAATGCGTGCGATCCATGAAGGAGCAGTCCTGCGCGTGCGGCCAAAAGTGATGACCGTCGCGACGATTATGGCGGGCTTACTGCCGATTATGTGGGGCGGTGGCAGCGGTTCCGAGGTCATGCAGCGCATCGCCGCGCCGATGATAGGGGGAATGGTCACCGCGCCTTTGTTGTCGATGTTAGTTATTCCCGCACTGTATAAATTGTTGCATAAAAGTTAGGTAGCGTAAGCGCCTTGCTTATTTCAAGGCGCATCGTCACGTTTTGTAGGATTATTCCCATTTTGTAACTTAATAATTCGGACTTTCACCGATGTCGTTATGGTTTCATTCAATTAAAGTTTGTTAAAATTCTGCCGAATACTAAAAATGGTAATTGTATTGTGACGGTAAAAAATAATATTTATTTGTTTGTGTTGTTTATTTTTGCACAGCTTACGCTTTCAACATCGGCAGTCGCGGATGAGACGACATCGCAAAAAGGGTGGTTCTCGACTTTCACCGACAACGTGACGCAGACATGGAATGAGCCAGAGCATTACGATCTGTATGTGCCAGCTATAACGTGGCATGCCCGTTTTGCGTACGACAAAGAGAAAACGGACCGTTATAACGAGCGCCCATGGGGTGCGGGTTTTGGTCAGTCACGCTGGGATGACAAAGGCAACTGGCACGGTTTGTATCTGATGGCGTTTAAAGATTCCTATAACAAATGGGAACCTATCGGCGGCTATGGCTGGGAGAAAACCTGGCGTCCGCTGGCGGATGATAATTTCCATTTGGGTCTGGGGTACACGGCCGGCTTTACGGCGCGTGATAACTGGAAATACATCCCCATTCCGGTGCTGTTACCGCTGGCGTCAATCGGCTACGGCCCGGCGACCTTCCAGATGACCTACATTCCTGGAACGTATAACAACGGAAACGTGTACTTCGCCTGGATGCGCTTCCAGTTTTAACTGAAAATTGTCCACAAATTAGTGTAAAAACAGACCTGTTTTGCGTGGGTTAAGGACAAATCGCCAGTCGATAAAATTAACGCGACTTTTGTCACTTTTTAACAAAGAACCTCTGGACAAAATGCGCCACAATTGTTGTACTGATACCCGACACAGCATTTGTGTCCATTTTTCATGCAAAGGTAATTTTGATGTCTAAGATTAAAGGTAACGTTAAGTGGTTTAATGAGTCCAAAGGATTCGGTTTCATTACTCCGGAAGATGGCAGCAAAGATGTGTTCGTTCACTTCTCTGCAATCCAGACTAATGGTTTCAAAACCCTGGCTGAAGGCCAGCGCGTTGAGTTCGAAATCACTAACGGTGCCAAAGGTCCTTCTGCTGCTAACGTAACTGCTCTGTAATTCAGACAGGTCAGCAAGAACTTCAAAACCCGCTCAATGAGCGGGTTTTTTTTGGCGTATTATCAGCTAAATAAATATAATCTTAGAAAACTGGCGACGATCAACACGCTCAGTAATACCATTCCCGCGCTCATCAAATTTTCTTTCATGCCATCACCCTCAATCAATATTGCGACAAGAGTGACAGAGAAAAATTAAGCCAACATTAACGCTGTTGTGTTTAGTGCGCGCTTGCGGCGGAAAATAACCAAAATGCGAGCGCCGTCATCGCAAACGAACCCAGCATATTGACGGCAATGTTTGCCAGCGCCCAGTTTATGCGACCATCCTGCAACAAAAAAACCACTTCGGCAGAGAAGGTTGAAAAGGTCGTCAGGCCGCCACAGAATCCGGTGGTGATCAGCAGTTTCCACATCGGGTCGATATGGGTCATTCGATTAAACCAGGCCAGCCCCACTCCAATGATAAAAGCGCCTATCAGATTTGCCGTAAGCGTCCCCAATGGAATGGCCTGATGCATAGGGTTAAAGCGCATGCTGAGAAACCATCGCGCTACGCTACCTGTCCCACCACCAATAAAAACCGCTAAAAGGAGTTGTAACACGGTCAGTTCCTGCTATTTGATCTAGTAAGGGGCCAAGTGTAGCGCTAATTTACGTAGGGGATAAATATGATTGTTGCAGTTGGGCAGTTCGCTGTAACGGCAGACTGGCATGAAAATGCGCGTCTCTGTGTCGCATTGATGGCGCAGTCGGCAAGACAGGACGCTGCATTGCTGGTGCTGCCTGAAGCGCTTTTGGCGCGTGATGATAACGATCCTGATCTCTCCGTTAAATCTGCGCAGCGACTGGACGGCGGTTTTTTGACGCTGTTACTGGCAGAGAGCAAAAGTAACAGACTCACCACGATTTTAACGGTCCACGTTCCGACGACTCAGGGCAGAGCCGAAAACACGCTTGTCGTTTTGCGTGAAGGGAAAATCATTGCGCACTATGCAAAACTCCATCTCTACGATGCGTTCAATATTCAGGAATCCCGACTGGTTGACCCCGGGAATCAGATTCCGCCGCTGATAGATATCGACGGCATCCGTTTTGGATTGATGACTTGCTACGATTTACGTTTCCCGGAGATGGCACTGAACCTTGCCCTGGCAGGGGCTGACGCATTGGTTCTGCCTGCGGCATGGGTGAAAGGCCCGCTTAAAGAGCATCATTGGGCAACATTGCTCACCGCGCGGGCGCTGGATACAACATGCTATGTGGTGGCGTCTGGAGAGTGCGGCAATAAAAATATCGGGCAAAGCCGTGTGGTTGATCCGCTCGGGGTGACTATCGCGGCGGCAGGCGAGGCACCCGCGCTTCTGATGGCGGAGATTGATCGCGAGCGAATCGCACTCGCGCGTCGACAATTACCGGTGCTACGCAACAGACGGTTTGCGCCACCGCAATTATTATGACGTTTTTTTCATCAGTGCTTGATTCACCTTGTTACAGATTGCTATTGTGTCCGCGCGTCGAATGTCCGTTAATTAGATCAGGTTTTTTGGCGCAGTATGCAGCCTGTTTTCAGTGAAAGAAGGTATCTATGGGTGAGATTAGTATTACCAAACTGCTGGTGGTCGCGGCGCTGGTTGTTCTGCTGTTTGGTACCAAGAAGTTACGTACGCTGGGCGGAGACCTGGGTACGGCCATTAAAGGCTTCAAAAAAGCGATGAACGATGACGACGCTAATGCGAAGAAAACCGCAGATGGCGACGTTACGGCGGAAAAGCTCTCGCACAAAGAGTAATGGCAAAATCTTTCCAGGCATTCGGAAAGAAAAAAACCGGCTTATAAGCCGGTTTTTTTATGGGTGAAGTGTAATAACTTGTTACTTCACTTCTTCGCCTTTCGCCTGCATATCGGCATGGTAAGACGAGCGAACAAACGGGCCGCAGGCTGCGTGGGTAAAGCCCATCGCCATCGCTTCGGCTTTCATCTCATCAAACTCATCAGGGCTAACATAACGCTGAACCGGCAAGTGGTGGCGGCTTGGCTGCAGATATTGGCCCAAGGTCAGCATGGTTACACCATGGCGACGCAGGTCGCGCATCACTTCGATAATTTCAGCATTGGTTTCGCCCAAGCCGACCATCAGACCTGATTTGGTCGGAATATGCGGATGTGCTTCTTTAAAGCGCTCCAGCAGCTTCAGGGACCAGTTGTAGTCAGCGCCTGGTCGTACCTGACGATAAACGCGTGGAACGTTTTCCAGGTTGTGGTTAAACACATCTGGTGGCGTCGCGGTGAGAATCTCCAGCGCACGATCCATACGACCACGGAAATCAGGGACCAACGTTTCAATCTTGATGCTTGGGCTTTTCTCGCGGATGGCACTGATACAATCTGCAAAGTGCTGCGCGCCACCATCACGGAGATCGTCACGGTCAACGGAGGTAATCACCACGTAGCGAAGCGCCATGTCAGCAAT
This sequence is a window from Enterobacter sp. 638. Protein-coding genes within it:
- the dcuC gene encoding anaerobic C4-dicarboxylate transporter DcuC gives rise to the protein MLTFLELLMGVVVIVGVARYIIKGYSATGVLFVGGLILLIVSALMGHKVLPASAESTGYSATDIVEYIKILLMSRGGDLGMMIMMLCGFAAYMTHIGANDMVVKLASKPLQYINSPYILMIAAYFVACLMSLAVSSATGLGVLLMATLFPVMVNVGISRGAAAAICASPAAIILSPTSGDVVLAAKAAEMPLIDFAFKTTLPISIAAIIGMAVAHYFWQKYLDKKENISHEMLDVSEITTTAPSFYAILPFTPIVGVLIFDGKWGPQLHIITILVICMLLAAVLEFVRGFNTQKVYSGLEVAYRGMADAFASVVMLLVAAGVFAQGLSTIGFIQSLISIATSFGSASIILMLVLVILTMLAAMTTGSGNAPFYAFVEMIPKLAHSSGINPAYLSIPMLQASNLGRTISPVSGVVVAVAGMAKISPFEVVKRTSVPVLVGLVIVIVATEILVPATIAG
- a CDS encoding copper-binding protein gives rise to the protein MRALFISALMGALFSLSSFTVQATEPSAAAQRWQGEGRVLEISPPKIILEHQAIPELKWPAMTMPFTLAKTAETSLVKPGDRVTFTLERAGDGFQIRSLTPLH
- a CDS encoding TolC family protein, with product MKKTTLSIWLGGVLLGVFCSAAQAEPWTLAQTLSVAQRYSAELSASRNEAQALDAMAESATQLPDPKLKFGIENVPVQGSNDQRFTREGMTMQRIGIMQSYVSAEKRERKSQTLQAQARGVVAKSATIRAALQRDTAQAWLDLALAQQALTIAHQRVSETERQQGVQKASVAAGSATPDSVLSLQMTLSAMRDSVTLTNRDVQLAQSRLFQLTGQAITKVQGPLPRYQRLPADEKTLADAIVRHPEVEAAQRESETAKARSAQSAVAAIPDVDVEVFYSHRAEGYDDMAGVMFTVDLPLFQSRRQDKEYAADVSRSMQAVDQLTLIQREHLAQVQSLVAQYQAAQTLWLRQRDDILPLQYARLNVLAAQYRSGQSALPALLEARRSVLDTELAVNQTEREMARTWAAIQWLTPQEITQ
- a CDS encoding efflux RND transporter periplasmic adaptor subunit, with product MKTTTLTAVTLAVLLAAGGGYFLGQRQSHATPEVVKTAERNVLYWYDPMMPGQRFDKPGKSPFMDMELVARYADEEKAATGVGVNAQQQQNLGMKTAKVQMRQLTQPFTAFATVSINERMLTTIPAPTAGVISKLYVRAEQQQVKAGEALAEIWVPQWTTAQQEYLAVRQLGDAMLTRAARDRLALQFMSEETIRALDRSGKPQTRLTLRSEQAGYVAKLNVREGAQVAATAQVFDMASLDSVWLVVDYPQNQAQALTVGSEMMATSESFPGQRFHGTVSELLPQMDTATRTLKARVLMDNPQHTLKPGMFLNVVRAGQKTEASVLAVPEESVINSGASQRVLLATGEGYFHPVNVTTGVSADGWTEILTGVQAGDTVVTSGQFLIDSEASLRSALPEVTK
- a CDS encoding efflux RND transporter permease subunit; this translates as MIAAVIRASLRNRLLVILAACVMAGWGWWAVQRAPLDALPDLSDVQVIVKASYPGKAPQVIEDQVTWPLTTSMLSVPGAKTVRGFSMFGDAYVYVLFEDGTDLYWARSRVLEYLSQVQSQLPAGVKASLGPDATGVGWIYEYALVDRTGKHSLADLRALQDWTLKFELKTVPNVSEVASIGGMVRQYQIVVTPEKMRALNITHGQIVSAVQAANKESGGALLEMGEAEYMVRTTGYLRTLDDFRNVVITTRDGIPVLLKDVATVGLGPEIRRGVAELNGEGEVAGGVVVMRYGQNALETLHAVKEKLSALQKTLPEGVEIVPVYDRSKLIEESVKTLTHKLLEEFAVVVLVCALFLFHFRSALVAIVSLPLGILGAFVVMHYQGINANIMSLGGIAIAIGAMVDAAIVMIENMHKVLEQWRHDHPDEEPASADYWRLAERAAVEVGPALFCSLLIITLSFIPVFSLEAQEGRMFSPLAFTKTWAMAMAAGLGITLIPVLMGYFIRGKIPDEKANPINRFLIRLYEPLLDKVLAFPKTTLALALLLLLVTLWPLSRLGSEFMPPLDEGDLLYMPSTLPGISAREASRLLQQTDRLIKSVPEVASVFGKAGRADTATDPAPLTMLETTIHFIPREQWRPGMTPAKLVEELDKIVSIPGIANVWVPPIRNRLDMLATGIKSPVGIKVNGSNIADIERVAAQIEQIVKQVPGVTSALAERLAGGRYVDIRIDRQKAARYGVSVDELQGMVSTLVGGDNIGEVLQGRERYPINVRYPRDVRDSVEKLRMLPVITTNGSQITLGELADIVVTEGPPMLKSENARLSNWIYVDLRGRDLKSAVTEMQQRVAEKIALPQGVSLSWSGQFEYLERATEKLKIVLPITLMIIFILLWLTFKRISDVLLIMGTLPFALIGGVWLLWLLGYNLSVAGAVGFIALAGVAAEFGVIMVLYLNQALDKYRQRDPEGGNRMVMRAIHEGAVLRVRPKVMTVATIMAGLLPIMWGGGSGSEVMQRIAAPMIGGMVTAPLLSMLVIPALYKLLHKS
- the pagP gene encoding lipid IV(A) palmitoyltransferase PagP, giving the protein MYLFVLFIFAQLTLSTSAVADETTSQKGWFSTFTDNVTQTWNEPEHYDLYVPAITWHARFAYDKEKTDRYNERPWGAGFGQSRWDDKGNWHGLYLMAFKDSYNKWEPIGGYGWEKTWRPLADDNFHLGLGYTAGFTARDNWKYIPIPVLLPLASIGYGPATFQMTYIPGTYNNGNVYFAWMRFQF
- the cspE gene encoding transcription antiterminator/RNA stability regulator CspE; protein product: MSKIKGNVKWFNESKGFGFITPEDGSKDVFVHFSAIQTNGFKTLAEGQRVEFEITNGAKGPSAANVTAL
- the crcB gene encoding fluoride efflux transporter CrcB, whose translation is MLQLLLAVFIGGGTGSVARWFLSMRFNPMHQAIPLGTLTANLIGAFIIGVGLAWFNRMTHIDPMWKLLITTGFCGGLTTFSTFSAEVVFLLQDGRINWALANIAVNMLGSFAMTALAFWLFSAASAH
- a CDS encoding deaminated glutathione amidase; its protein translation is MIVAVGQFAVTADWHENARLCVALMAQSARQDAALLVLPEALLARDDNDPDLSVKSAQRLDGGFLTLLLAESKSNRLTTILTVHVPTTQGRAENTLVVLREGKIIAHYAKLHLYDAFNIQESRLVDPGNQIPPLIDIDGIRFGLMTCYDLRFPEMALNLALAGADALVLPAAWVKGPLKEHHWATLLTARALDTTCYVVASGECGNKNIGQSRVVDPLGVTIAAAGEAPALLMAEIDRERIALARRQLPVLRNRRFAPPQLL
- the tatE gene encoding twin-arginine translocase subunit TatE is translated as MGEISITKLLVVAALVVLLFGTKKLRTLGGDLGTAIKGFKKAMNDDDANAKKTADGDVTAEKLSHKE
- the lipA gene encoding lipoyl synthase, encoding MSKPIVMERGVKYRDADKMALIPVKNVVTEREALLRKPEWMKIKLPADSSRIQGIKAAMRKNGLHSVCEEASCPNLAECFNHGTATFMILGAICTRRCPFCDVAHGRPVAPDANEPLKLAQTIADMALRYVVITSVDRDDLRDGGAQHFADCISAIREKSPSIKIETLVPDFRGRMDRALEILTATPPDVFNHNLENVPRVYRQVRPGADYNWSLKLLERFKEAHPHIPTKSGLMVGLGETNAEIIEVMRDLRRHGVTMLTLGQYLQPSRHHLPVQRYVSPDEFDEMKAEAMAMGFTHAACGPFVRSSYHADMQAKGEEVK